One region of Halohasta litchfieldiae genomic DNA includes:
- a CDS encoding NADPH:quinone reductase, which translates to MRAVRFHDHGGTEKLQVDEIDRHKPGDDEVLVEVHGAGVNPVDTYFREGSYEPFTLPMIPGIDVAGEVVGVGENVEGFSEGDPVYGTGIGSQHYGGYAEYAAVPTDRLVALPEGVDTVAAGGAGVAALTAWRALVDHAELQVGDRCLIHGGSGGVGHAAVQIAAAAGAQVITTASPQYHDQLRELGADVVLDYSRDDLAEAVVEAADNVSGQTEGVDVILDHRMHEYLQFDATVGATGCRVVGIGEKDQNVGFSQSSAARGKDLNLTLMSMFNTPDFRPGLSKLASLMESGELEITVAETYDLDEAGEAQRAVLEDSFLGKLVITP; encoded by the coding sequence ATGCGCGCCGTTCGCTTTCACGACCACGGTGGGACCGAAAAGCTCCAAGTAGACGAGATCGACCGCCACAAGCCGGGCGACGACGAGGTGCTGGTCGAAGTCCACGGCGCGGGTGTCAACCCCGTCGACACCTACTTCCGGGAAGGATCCTACGAACCGTTCACACTGCCGATGATCCCCGGCATTGACGTCGCGGGCGAAGTCGTCGGGGTCGGCGAGAACGTCGAGGGGTTCAGCGAGGGCGACCCAGTCTACGGCACCGGCATTGGGAGCCAGCATTACGGCGGCTACGCCGAGTACGCCGCCGTGCCGACTGATCGACTCGTCGCGCTGCCGGAGGGCGTCGACACGGTCGCCGCAGGTGGGGCAGGCGTCGCCGCACTGACTGCGTGGCGAGCGCTGGTCGACCACGCCGAGCTACAGGTTGGCGACCGGTGTCTAATCCACGGCGGTTCCGGCGGCGTCGGCCACGCCGCAGTCCAGATCGCCGCGGCTGCCGGCGCACAGGTGATCACGACCGCCAGCCCACAGTACCACGACCAACTCCGTGAACTGGGCGCGGATGTTGTCCTCGACTACAGTCGGGATGATCTCGCGGAGGCGGTCGTCGAGGCCGCCGATAACGTGTCCGGGCAGACCGAGGGTGTCGACGTGATCCTCGACCACCGGATGCACGAGTATCTCCAGTTCGACGCCACTGTTGGGGCCACTGGCTGTCGCGTGGTCGGAATCGGCGAAAAAGACCAAAACGTCGGCTTCAGCCAGTCGTCGGCCGCCCGTGGAAAAGATCTTAATCTGACGCTGATGAGCATGTTCAACACGCCGGATTTCCGCCCCGGGCTCTCGAAACTGGCATCACTGATGGAGTCAGGCGAGCTTGAGATAACAGTAGCCGAGACCTACGATCTCGACGAGGCAGGCGAGGCCCAGCGGGCAGTACTCGAAGACAGCTTCCTCGGAAAACTCGTTATTACGCCCTAA
- a CDS encoding sodium-dependent transporter, protein MSVRETWATRIGFILAATGSAVGLGNIWRFPFLTGESGGAAFLVVYLLLVVAVGIPILLVEFVIGRRSKRNPIGAFDQLGHANWKFAGAVGALAGFIILSYYSVVGGWVIQYLLASFTGGYGAEAEAFFLSTASGPTTVLFHAVFMTVVAGIVALGVRNGIEKAATVMVPSVIVLLVGLAIYGSTLSGASAAYQYYLYPDMSTLLGDALSVLPAAAGQAFFTLSLGMGVMITYSSYLDEDRNLLRDTGFIVVIDTGIAILAGLVVFPFLFTQGVTPGEGGAGAIFISLAGAFSQLPAGELIGGVFFFMLLLAALSSAFSIFEVVVSFIIDTFDVDRVPASIGLAVIIFALGIPTALDLTYLDTYDKFANNILLILGGLLLSLFVGWVYAAESREELDKGRSSGRFGSVWLNTVRFVVPPVLLVTLGLAVVEYYEFIQSTFF, encoded by the coding sequence ATGAGTGTCCGTGAAACGTGGGCTACACGCATCGGGTTCATTCTCGCGGCAACCGGCAGCGCAGTCGGGCTTGGGAACATTTGGCGTTTCCCGTTTCTGACAGGTGAATCCGGCGGGGCAGCGTTCCTCGTCGTCTATCTGTTGCTTGTCGTGGCTGTGGGGATCCCGATACTACTTGTCGAGTTTGTTATCGGTCGACGGTCGAAACGGAATCCGATTGGGGCCTTCGACCAGCTGGGTCACGCCAACTGGAAGTTCGCCGGTGCGGTCGGCGCGCTTGCCGGCTTCATCATTCTGTCGTACTACAGCGTCGTTGGTGGCTGGGTTATCCAGTATCTGCTTGCGAGTTTCACCGGCGGCTACGGTGCTGAGGCCGAGGCGTTCTTCCTGAGTACCGCCTCGGGGCCGACAACCGTGCTGTTCCATGCGGTGTTTATGACTGTCGTCGCTGGGATCGTCGCCCTCGGCGTCCGCAACGGGATCGAAAAAGCCGCCACGGTGATGGTTCCGAGCGTTATCGTCCTCCTCGTTGGACTGGCGATCTACGGTTCGACGCTTAGTGGGGCAAGTGCGGCCTACCAGTACTACCTGTATCCGGATATGTCGACGCTGCTTGGTGACGCTCTCTCGGTGCTTCCGGCAGCGGCCGGACAGGCGTTTTTCACCCTCTCGCTCGGGATGGGTGTGATGATCACCTACTCCTCCTATCTCGACGAGGACCGCAACTTGCTGCGTGATACTGGATTCATTGTCGTTATCGATACGGGAATTGCGATCCTCGCTGGGCTGGTCGTCTTCCCGTTCCTCTTCACGCAGGGTGTGACGCCGGGCGAAGGTGGGGCCGGGGCGATCTTTATCAGCCTCGCGGGCGCGTTCAGCCAACTCCCTGCCGGTGAGCTAATCGGCGGTGTGTTCTTCTTCATGTTGCTGCTGGCAGCGCTTTCGAGTGCGTTCAGCATCTTCGAGGTCGTCGTCTCCTTTATTATCGATACGTTCGATGTCGACCGCGTGCCCGCATCCATCGGGCTCGCCGTGATCATTTTCGCGCTCGGAATCCCGACCGCGCTCGACCTAACGTATCTCGACACTTACGACAAGTTCGCCAACAATATCCTCCTGATCCTCGGTGGGCTGTTGCTCTCGCTGTTCGTCGGCTGGGTCTACGCGGCCGAGTCCCGCGAGGAACTCGACAAGGGCCGGAGTTCCGGTCGCTTCGGGTCGGTGTGGCTGAACACGGTTCGGTTCGTCGTGCCGCCGGTCCTGCTCGTGACGCTCGGGCTTGCGGTCGTTGAGTACTACGAGTTCATCCAGTCGACGTTCTTCTAA
- a CDS encoding SDR family oxidoreductase has translation MTVDFDFTDHVAVVTGSCGALGSAVVEAFVDSGATVAACDIVDINSEDSLLEPQEGVSFYQADFTDEDAVEATMEQVVDDHDRIDFLLNIAGTWRGGDPIEDTDVSQFDMLFDVNLKTMFLASKHALPELQETEGSIVSVSARSGLEGGEGDGIYRSTKASVKIMTETIAEENLGTVRANCVMPSVLDTPMNREMMTPSEEWVDPSQVARVMQFLCSDAAEVTSGAAVPVYGEA, from the coding sequence ATGACAGTCGACTTTGATTTCACAGACCACGTAGCCGTCGTCACTGGGAGCTGTGGTGCACTCGGAAGCGCCGTCGTCGAAGCGTTCGTCGACTCCGGAGCCACCGTCGCCGCCTGCGATATCGTCGACATCAACAGCGAGGATTCACTCCTCGAACCGCAGGAGGGCGTCAGCTTTTATCAGGCCGACTTCACCGACGAAGACGCAGTCGAAGCGACGATGGAACAGGTCGTCGACGACCACGACCGGATCGACTTTCTCTTAAATATCGCGGGCACGTGGCGCGGCGGCGATCCAATCGAAGACACCGACGTGAGTCAGTTCGATATGCTGTTCGACGTCAACCTCAAAACGATGTTTCTGGCCTCCAAACACGCGCTGCCCGAACTACAGGAAACGGAGGGCTCGATTGTCAGCGTCTCGGCACGCTCCGGACTCGAAGGCGGCGAGGGTGACGGCATCTATCGGTCGACCAAGGCCAGCGTGAAAATCATGACCGAGACAATCGCCGAGGAGAATCTGGGCACAGTACGAGCCAACTGCGTCATGCCGAGCGTGCTGGATACACCGATGAATCGCGAGATGATGACGCCGAGCGAGGAGTGGGTCGACCCGTCGCAGGTCGCCCGCGTCATGCAGTTCCTCTGTTCGGATGCCGCCGAAGTTACAAGCGGCGCGGCGGTCCCCGTCTACGGCGAGGCGTGA